One window of Schistocerca cancellata isolate TAMUIC-IGC-003103 chromosome 9, iqSchCanc2.1, whole genome shotgun sequence genomic DNA carries:
- the LOC126100125 gene encoding uncharacterized protein LOC126100125 isoform X2: MTTEERNKQVVKWRDEHSAPFTWMTQSQLNLSIMDSTEKDSRKPPLQSSDILFTPSKKPFTTSDGFVDPPDVVLGGSSSRLAASLSPKINFATKNPCGEDSLLTKLKNKTAVLKIQTTLKSTMGKPEPERVPCQSDNDKQALAHTKTIRSTTSNLKNTKNLGNKPLVSKPKTPPPPPPTKQKHISETKLEEDPERKALLPGAPTSGQNSKETKEHLVVKSITSIDSIDLDDFHINLNSPSKDVPKTGFDFLDNW, encoded by the exons ATGACGACGGAGGAAAGGAACAAGCAA GTCGTGAAATGGAGGGATGAACACTCTGCACCATTTACATGGATGACCCAGAGCCAACTGAATCTCAGCATTATGGACTCTACTGAAAAAGATAGCAGGAAACCTCCATTACAGTCttctgacattttatttacacCATCAAAGAAACCTTTCACCACCTCTGACGGTTTTGTTGACCCACCAGATGTAGTGTTGGGTGGTTCGTCATCTCGATTGGCAGCTAGTCTTAGTCCAAAAATCAACTTTGCAACAAAAAATCCTTGTGGAGAAGATAGCTTACTAACAAAACTTAAAAACAAGACAGCAGTATTAAAAATACAGACAACTTTGAAATCTACAATGGGCAAACCAGAACCAGAGAGAGTTCCTTGTCAGTCTGATAATGACAAGCAAGCCCTTGCTCACACAAAGACAATCCGTAGTACTACAAGCAATTTGAAGAATACAAAGAATTTGGGTAATAAACCACTGGTGTCTAAACCAAAGactcctcctccaccacctcccACAAAACAGAAACATATATCAGAAACCAAGCTAGAGGAAGATCCTGAAAGAAAAGCTTTATTGCCAGGTGCTCCTACTAGTGGTCAAAACTCTAAAGAAACTAAGGAACATTTGGTAGTGAAATCTATTACTTCCATTGATTCAATTGATTTAGATGATTTCCATATTAATCTGAACAGCCCATCAAAGGATGTTCCAAAAACAGGTTTTGATTTCCTAGACAACTGGTAG
- the LOC126100125 gene encoding uncharacterized protein C1orf198 homolog isoform X1 yields MSSAALRAYAQEYFSSINSIAERIRADVNTAVTAYEDLWHTLSPEDQNQVLDDTIIHPEAVLKYSLCQQNEIEIECFPRLRLETGYKYVTDDDGGKEQVVKWRDEHSAPFTWMTQSQLNLSIMDSTEKDSRKPPLQSSDILFTPSKKPFTTSDGFVDPPDVVLGGSSSRLAASLSPKINFATKNPCGEDSLLTKLKNKTAVLKIQTTLKSTMGKPEPERVPCQSDNDKQALAHTKTIRSTTSNLKNTKNLGNKPLVSKPKTPPPPPPTKQKHISETKLEEDPERKALLPGAPTSGQNSKETKEHLVVKSITSIDSIDLDDFHINLNSPSKDVPKTGFDFLDNW; encoded by the exons ATGAGTTCAGCAGCGTTAAGGGCGTACGCCCAAGAATATTTCAGCTCTATTAATTCAATAGCTGAAAGAATTCGGGCAGACGTCAATACAGCCGTAACTGCGTATGAAGATTTGTGGCATACATTAAGTCCTGAAGACCAAAATCAGGTTCTAGACGATACCATTATACATCCTGAGGCTGTACTGAAATATTCTCTCTGCcaacaaaatgaaatagaaattgaaTGTTTTCCACGGCTACGTTTAGAAACGGGTTATAAATATGTGACAGATGACGACGGAGGAAAGGAACAA GTCGTGAAATGGAGGGATGAACACTCTGCACCATTTACATGGATGACCCAGAGCCAACTGAATCTCAGCATTATGGACTCTACTGAAAAAGATAGCAGGAAACCTCCATTACAGTCttctgacattttatttacacCATCAAAGAAACCTTTCACCACCTCTGACGGTTTTGTTGACCCACCAGATGTAGTGTTGGGTGGTTCGTCATCTCGATTGGCAGCTAGTCTTAGTCCAAAAATCAACTTTGCAACAAAAAATCCTTGTGGAGAAGATAGCTTACTAACAAAACTTAAAAACAAGACAGCAGTATTAAAAATACAGACAACTTTGAAATCTACAATGGGCAAACCAGAACCAGAGAGAGTTCCTTGTCAGTCTGATAATGACAAGCAAGCCCTTGCTCACACAAAGACAATCCGTAGTACTACAAGCAATTTGAAGAATACAAAGAATTTGGGTAATAAACCACTGGTGTCTAAACCAAAGactcctcctccaccacctcccACAAAACAGAAACATATATCAGAAACCAAGCTAGAGGAAGATCCTGAAAGAAAAGCTTTATTGCCAGGTGCTCCTACTAGTGGTCAAAACTCTAAAGAAACTAAGGAACATTTGGTAGTGAAATCTATTACTTCCATTGATTCAATTGATTTAGATGATTTCCATATTAATCTGAACAGCCCATCAAAGGATGTTCCAAAAACAGGTTTTGATTTCCTAGACAACTGGTAG